A section of the Bacillus sp. HSf4 genome encodes:
- the sigK gene encoding RNA polymerase sporulation sigma factor SigK — translation MTGVFAALGYVIKELVFLVSYVKNNAFPQPLSSSDEKKYLELMAQGDEHARNMLIEHNLRLVAHIVKKFENTGEDAEDLISIGTIGLIKAIESYSAGKGTKLATYAARCIENEILMHLRALKKTKKDVSLHDPIGQDKEGNEISLIDVLKSENEDVIDTIQLNMELEKVKKYIDILDGREKEVIVGRFGLDLKKEKTQREIAKELGISRSYVSRIEKRALMKMFHEFYRAEKEKLKKTKRK, via the coding sequence ATGACAGGTGTTTTTGCAGCGCTCGGCTATGTCATCAAGGAACTCGTTTTTTTAGTATCGTATGTGAAAAACAATGCCTTTCCACAACCGCTATCAAGCAGTGACGAAAAAAAGTATTTAGAATTGATGGCCCAAGGGGATGAGCATGCGAGAAACATGCTGATTGAACACAATCTCCGGCTGGTCGCCCACATCGTCAAAAAATTTGAAAACACCGGCGAAGACGCCGAAGACCTGATCTCCATCGGAACGATCGGCCTGATCAAAGCGATCGAAAGCTATTCTGCAGGAAAAGGAACAAAGCTTGCCACTTATGCCGCGCGCTGTATTGAAAACGAGATTCTCATGCATTTGCGCGCCTTGAAAAAAACAAAAAAAGACGTCTCACTCCATGATCCGATCGGTCAAGACAAAGAAGGCAACGAAATCAGCCTCATCGATGTCCTCAAATCGGAAAACGAAGACGTCATCGACACCATCCAGCTCAACATGGAGCTTGAAAAAGTCAAAAAATACATCGACATCCTGGACGGCAGAGAAAAAGAAGTCATCGTCGGCCGCTTCGGCCTTGATTTGAAGAAAGAAAAAACGCAGCGCGAAATCGCGAAAGAGCTCGGGATTTCGCGGAGCTATGTGTCGCGGATTGAGAAACGGGCGCTGATGAAGATGTTTCATGAGTTTTATCGGGCGGAGAAGGAGAAGCTGAAAAAGACGAAGAGGAAGTAA
- a CDS encoding NTTRR-F1 domain, giving the protein MIFLCKIDRTNRHFVYFQFVSAMEGEGNEFPVSLARTGFLPVPSVTIQVTYFDNQFNFLGYGLFAIVPSSRILSAENGTWLEVYQTTSPAPLGTTQAFILINNIPQAGTANVLVDDVALLSVEGGGAPTGPTGSTGATGPTGSTGPQNELFFTNTSGPITVYSPPTVPLNTEVIVATVANVPVTSGQDILINYALALETVATANNNVIFQVRLYRDGTLLQTRIFNRNAQLAGTQRFPLSDTYVDTVTATTTLTYTVRIAVTTASSITSATVFNRNLNLTSYP; this is encoded by the coding sequence ATGATTTTTCTCTGCAAGATTGATCGGACGAACCGTCACTTCGTATATTTTCAATTTGTTTCAGCTATGGAAGGTGAAGGTAACGAGTTTCCTGTTTCTCTTGCGAGAACGGGATTTCTCCCAGTGCCTTCTGTGACGATACAGGTTACTTATTTTGACAATCAGTTTAATTTTCTCGGATACGGGTTATTTGCCATTGTGCCGTCAAGCAGAATACTGTCAGCCGAAAATGGGACATGGCTTGAAGTCTATCAAACAACTTCGCCGGCTCCCCTCGGTACCACCCAGGCATTCATTTTGATTAACAACATTCCACAGGCGGGAACTGCAAACGTGCTGGTGGATGATGTTGCTCTATTGAGTGTTGAGGGTGGAGGAGCTCCGACAGGTCCAACAGGATCGACGGGAGCCACAGGACCAACGGGTTCAACCGGACCACAAAACGAGTTATTCTTTACTAATACATCTGGTCCAATAACAGTATATAGTCCACCAACTGTTCCATTAAATACAGAAGTAATAGTTGCCACAGTAGCAAACGTGCCTGTAACCAGCGGGCAAGATATTCTAATAAATTATGCTCTTGCTTTAGAAACTGTAGCTACAGCAAACAATAATGTAATTTTTCAGGTAAGGCTTTATCGAGATGGAACTTTACTTCAAACTCGAATATTTAATAGAAATGCCCAACTAGCTGGAACACAAAGATTCCCGTTATCTGACACTTATGTTGATACTGTAACGGCCACTACAACACTGACTTATACTGTTAGAATAGCTGTTACAACAGCTTCAAGCATCACTTCTGCAACAGTATTCAATAGAAATTTAAATTTAACCAGTTATCCTTAA